Genomic segment of Salvia hispanica cultivar TCC Black 2014 chromosome 2, UniMelb_Shisp_WGS_1.0, whole genome shotgun sequence:
AATCCAAGTCTTATCATATTCAAAAAGGCGAAACACTTAGATATTGACTTAATATGACCTATAGAAAAATGCCCCGagacaattttaatttcattatcatCCCTATAACGAGTTGACaaggttttattttaataaaaacaaaccaAATTATTAAGTACTCGCAACCCAACCAATTTGTTGGATTCCCATGCAACGAATCTAACGCTAAATTCATACTCAAAAGTAGTTTAAAATGGGAATGGGAATGGGTTTAAATGAGTTGGTATAGTTTGAATAGAGCGAAAATGCAATGAATAACAATACATTATGTTTGGTGGTCCAAAGATTATTCAAAATTGAGTTGATCCAAGACCATCCAAGATTAGTGTCATcatatgaaaagaaaattcatgAATAAAGACTGATTTTATATGACCTTATCTATCAATAAGAACAATTCAAGTacttgataataataatactacatCTTTCCACAAAGAGTAGtcgtattttttatttaggttgtctactaaaattagtctatGTATTTATAGTCTGAGTGGTTGTGGATGCTGTAATGATCTAAATTAGtatttacaaaattcaattttatataatttgtgaaACCCAATGACATTAAATGtgattaagaaaagtgggagAGAGGAAAACCATGGATGGGAACAAATATCAGAAGGCAcagcaaaaattaatagtggTTGAGCAAAGAGACAAAATGCAATCAATTTTTTGAGTGAATAAAAACGAGTGCACGTGGATGCATCTCCCACACGTGCACTCAATCATCAGAGGCCCATGTTTTTGCTGCTGTCTCTGTCACTTCCACACGTACGCATTAATTTCACTCTACAGTTCTGGGTAATAAAATAGTCTTCTTTCCCAACTTCTttcattcatcattttttgtttatggaTCACTACAATTAAagagtttttatttatggacATGGCATCTgggataaattatttttacgTGGGTTTCTCCAACCTATTTGTAAGAATCATTCTATACTTTAAAATCGTGGttttagttaataaaatattataatttctaattaatacaTCAAGAGTTACAATCACTTGCCAAATTTGTGTGTATGTGAATACCAAACCTTAATAAAGCACAATAATTAAGCTACCCACTTTGCACTTTTCCAACTTCTTGGATGCTATCGCTGCAACTCCACcaaattagtctaattttattttctccaattaTGTAGTATACgtgagtattaatttttcGGATTATGTGGTACACcgaattaatgaaaaaattattcttaaaTTCACATATGTAAATGCATGTCGGCATGACTCAATAGCAACTGATAGGCATCTAGAAGAACATCTATTCATGTACATCTAAGAACACCCTCAAGTAaagtaattatgaaattattgaacTAACCTTGGATATAAAATAACTCAAGATATATTAAAGGCATATTAATTGTAAGAATGGATATGAtactaaattactaataatgAAAATGCTAGATTATTACGAGttgattttttagtttcaaattttccaaaaacacaataaatttaaaaccacaatttattctttctattttaacacaaattaCCCTTACCCACATAACTGCCTGTGACAAACGCACTATACAATACACGGATTGCCAACGTGAGAATGCACACACATTTAGAACACAACACTACACAACATGATAAGAAATGCAGACATGCACTATGCAGATTGTGCACACGTTGTAACAAGCACAGTAACATCCAAAGACAGAAATTACACATAGTAACATACACCACAAACATTGTCCACAcaaatcatttctttttttctattttagtcaaCACTCTCAAAATTCTCAGACAAATCAAACACTGTACGTACATATTactacaattttatttcattatttttacaatattttttggtCAAGTGGCGAAGGCATTCTgtttaacaataaaatttaagttcaAACACAACCATTCCCTTCCCCAAGTAAAACAAATtgactataaataaaataaacattataaTCAATATCCCATTTTCACTTCAAGGTAAAGACAATTAAAACTCctcttaaattttttcttattaaattgtatattcatatttttattgaaagagTGACAAGTatgaaataaaagtatttcTAACTATGCACGCAAAGATTCCAAAGCATTCAATCCATACAAATCTTGTTTTTTGTGTGGAAAATGGGAATATAATTGTGAATTCAAAGTATGTATGTGAAATAGATGCACCGAACAACAATAACATTGAATGAATGATTCACACCCATACCTAGTTTATATTTCAGTGAAAGATAAAGTTTCAATTGCAACAACAGTATGAGAATAGTATACATTGATTGGCAATCATCTCAAGATTGTGATATGCAATATCTATAACCAATTAGGTAAGGAAGCTTCAgattataaattcaaatcaaacaaaatgattCATCCTCATTTAATACTTGACCCACCAATTAACAAATAAGGATAATATTGATCccttattcattaaaaaaaaaggataatattGATCCCATGTATGCATATATTGATGTAATATCGAATTTCttcaatatcaaattatccTGTCCTTATTACTTCCTCAAATAACGAAACAAAAATCCAAAGTGACGACTTAAAATCTATTAAAAAACTGTTTTTACGATTTTCCGTGCACAGTAACATCAAGTTTACCAGTATCGAACCAAATCCCTATCCATTCTGAAATAGGAGTAAAAAATACTACcactatattaatttaaatcgtTCATCTTCACACCACTTGACTCCAAAGATATCTGTTGCTCTTGATAGTGCAATGGGTAGTTATATTGTCCTCTCAACTTTAATTAACTATAAATCATTTTGCCCCTTGCACTTGCCTAAATTGTATACGATCAATATCTTTTATGGgaattatcaataatttaagcACTATATGAATATTGTCTAGTAGTCcgcaattttggaaatataaaagtgaagaagCATACAAAACCTACAAATAGAAAACTAATAGAAGAGCATTATCCCATATTTCAAAAAGACATGTTTATCTCTATCCTCTTTCCTCTTCTCCTTTCAAAAACctctttttatgaaaaaaaaaacgttttaaagaaaaaaaaaactcatttcaAATCGGTTCAGAAGGCAAAATGGGTACAAATACAAGTAAATAGCACCAAAATTTCTGATAAGATAACCAAATTTCACAAGTTAAGTGCCAAAACCATAGAGATGCATATGCATATTAAATGTAGAGTACAAATTATACACTTAAACCATAAGACTAacaaaaattaggaaaaaatatttgtacagATACGTACTATATATCCTAACTAAATTCCttaatatgtaaaaataaagtgtgagaGAGTACTCCATAAAAGTAGTAGAGTGGAATAATTTAGGATAAATCTAGAAGGGCAGATTTTATGAAGTATAGAAGAAAAACATTATTCTACATATAATTGAGGGAAGCAAATGCaaatggagaaaataattagaagGAAAAATAATGGTAGGGGTGGGGTGGAAGGGGGGTAGCAAAAAGCAGAAAAGAACAAAATGGAGGCCCTCGTGCACCTCTGGAGTTTTGATTGTATATCACTCATTTAATGAAGCAAAAACGTCTCCAGTTCAGCTTTGCATGTGTGCGTGTGGGTAGGCATTCCTCTCTCTATCACACACACAaaccttctctctctaacaTTATTAATGTATGTATAGTATATATGCAACCTTTTGCAGCCTATCGTATGCTTCCTTTCTGCAGTTCCGTGCACATCTTTTTTGATCCACCTGTGCTCTACAGTTCTTACATCCACATCTCTTTCTTTCATGCAACCCCATCTTTTTCTTCTGTCCCACTATATTTGctaatttttttgtgattacTATTTAACACGGTTTCTCTCATATATAGTAGTTTTAGTCTTGTCGGCAGTATTTTTGCCTCTATCTTTACATCAAATAATTCTCTATGACGCAATTCCATTCATCTATGTTAACAACTACACCACAAAACTCACCATCAAAGTGCGCCAGAGCTAGCTAGTATGCTTACCAACGTAACTAGTTTAACTATCTCAGCTTAAGAcggcaataaataaattgacatCAAAATAGTTTAGCTATCTCATCATAGAGGTTTAGTCAAGGCTTAGGTGTTTAAGAGTTGGTTatcttaatattttcatacatAAGTCAATCATAATAATTAGTTAGTTTGCATGATTTATAATaggtaaatttattttgtgtagtTCATATGTTACTAACATTGCTAAACACACATGGCTCTAGTACACTTTGATGGTAAGGCTAAGGTGTATTAAAATTGCGCTCTTAATAcaaagaattattttgcataCATAACTTAGtcataatactagtactttaCATTATCCAAAATAGGATTGAAATATTCCAATAAAACTTGAGCTTGTCCTGATCCCCACAGAATGTAGCTCAAAATGGTTAATTTTGCCAAACTTGAGCTTCGGGTTCTTAATCTAGGATCAATTCAATCGTGTGCACTTATTATTTCAACAATGCGTCTCGCACTCTAATCTTGCAATCATATGAATATTTATCACcttaaaattgtgttatttatttaatctacCATATATCATCTATCAAACCAAATGATCTAATGAATTGAAATGATGTTagctatttcatttttgatgGATAGTCACCTAAATATGTACTATGTGAATACATAgttagtaataaatttaatacacAACATAATTGATCAAATACAGGAAAAGAGAGATAGATCCTTAGTTTAAGATTACCTTGAGATAAAAGTGGGCGATGATTAGCAATTTGGTGAGAAATGCAAAAGTGGCACTGTGTCAGTCGTGTCAAATCCCTTTCCAAGGATCTCCTCAAGGATCCACACTCCTCTTCAAGTCATTTTCCGACCTACCTTTTGCGCCACATTACGACAAGGCATCAGCATCATACCCAAAGTCAATAAGCAAAATGAGAGATGATGATATAAGTGTGAAAATTACAAGACAAACCCTGTTTTAGGAGAATATATATGCAAATACCCTCTCTCAAATAATCTCACACCTACTGATGAGACTAGTCGACCATGTACGCCCTCCTGTACGGCATCATTTTGTATGTAGTTACAATCCAATCTATTGTAGTATTAAGTTTTAACAACCATCACATTTCCATATCTATGTCCGACACCAACAATTGCGTGTCAATGTAAAAGTGTTCCtattaaattatcattatatCAAATGAGTGAGTAAGAGCTCTGTACAGCAAAAATTAGTAGCTCAATTGTTCCATATCTAAAAAATGGGTTTTCCAATTAAATGTGTACACCTACCTCTATGCCGACCTattcatattcaaataataaaaccacGTTCAAATGAAACGTTGTTCAAAACAGTCAAcataactattattattaactacTCCAAGCATAATAAATTCTGACATTTATACTAATTATCAAGAATTTCAGGAGAGTAGCAGTCAGTTCCCTAACATGGGGTAGAAGTGGAACCAGAATGTCCTTTAGCATACATGTGTGAATGCTGAAATGCAAATCTATAGTCATTTCAAATTGGGTTTGGTAAGATAagcaaaaaaattatgtttattaccgtgttatgacaaaaaaaaatccttaCTTAATCATGCTTAGTGGATGGCTAATGATGGCCATTAGCTAGGCAGGAAAAAGGGGTCTCTGGTCTGCCATTTTTTATAGTCTTCTTCCTGTGCACAAGGCTCCAAAAAGTTACTGAAATTTGAGATGTGATGAAAGATTAGAACATGGGGAATTATTGGATAACAAGGTTAGGAAAAGTTAAAAAGTGGGAAACAGTCCAAAAGTCAAACTTCACGTGAAAAGTTACTAGGAACTATATAACCTATATATCCCAGTTTCAATCTAATCACAAGGACTTTTATGTTCAAACTCAAGAGAAAAAACACTATTCGGTTCAATAATCAAGAACATGCGTCggtgtttttgttatttaatggATCACTCACTCTCTCTAACCAAGAACATGTCCCAAGTGacttttgtaatttggtgCATAGATCTATTTGACAGACATGTGAACAACTTAGTCCCATGGCTTTCCTTCTAATGGGGTGGCGTCCATGTGCTTTCATCAATAGCATATAAGCATCAGCCCAAGGCAGTTTTCTTTATGCAACATATATagcaaaaaaatgattaatagaTAACCAAATGATTAAGAATGACAACTAAAAGAGGGTATTAGAAAATTGTAAAgtggagtaatttatttcttcCACATACAATTAAATTTTCCAGTTGAACAGTGCACACCACATACAGTTTGACAGGACAGTAAAATGAAAGCTCTGATCTGAGGTATCAAGAAAATGCTAAAGCAGTTTTTTATCTACAAATTTTTACTTCAACcaaaacttatttatttactgtGCCTTCAGGTTTTAATAATAGGTCCTACCTTTCTAGCGTGCATGATTTTGGCGTATTAGGCCTCCCCTATACGGCTATACCCCagccctctctctctctctctctcacacacacacacatattgATTTCATCAGGTCTATATAATCACCCGCACGAACTCATGAGTCATAACCAACCAGTACAACTAGAGCAAATCACACCTTTTACAGCTCTCCCTTTCGACCtttccctctccctctccccctCTCCAATAGTTGTGAGCTTTTAGGGAGGATCAATGGCCAGCTTTGTTGTGATTCTCGGGGGGTTCTGGGGTCTCTGCATCTTGAGTGTTGCTCTCCTGAAATGGAATGAGGTAAGGTACAGGAAGAAAGGATTGCCACCAGGTACAATGGGGTGGCCACTGTTCGGAGAGACCACTGAGTTTCTAAAACAAGGCCCAGCCTTCATGAAAAACCAAAGATCAAGGTCACTCTCATTATTTCTAGCATAGTTAAGAATGTCATATTTTCTAATCTAGTCGAAAAAGAGTACATCATCGATATAGGAACTTGCAATTTCATGATTATTGCATGATGACTGATAAACGATACTACTTTTCTTataccaaaaatcaaaatggtgTGCTCTACTAACCATGATTTCTTTCACTGTTCTTGCAGATTTGGGAGTATTTTCAAATCACACATACTAGGTTGTCCTACCATAGTATCAATGGATCCGGAGTTAAACAGGTACATCCTAGTTAATGAAGCAAAGGGCCTTGTCCCCGGCTATCCTCAGTCGATGTTGGACATACTTGGGAAATGCAACATTGCAGCTGTCCACGGCTCTGCTCACAAGTACATGAGAGGGGCCTTGCTTTCTCTTATCAGCCCCACGATGATTAAAGATCAACTCTTGCCCAAAATAGACGATTTCATGAGATCCCACTTAAGTGATTGGGATAACAAGATTGTTGATATCCAAGAGAAAACAAAAGAGGTGTGTATTAGCACTTTAGATCTAATCACTGGTTCATGCAGTAGAATTTACCCTTGACACTCTGTTCTGATCCAATGAAAATCCTCAATATTGTTTCAGATGGCGTTTCTATCATCATTTAGACAAATTGCTAGCACTGAAGCAAGCTCAATATCAGAAGCATTCATGCCTGAATTCTTCAAACTGGTCCTGGGAACCCTTTCACTCCCCATCAACCTTCGCGGCACAAATTACCATCGTGGATTTCaggtaaaaaaaagttaacacTTCTTTACTGCCGCAGCAGACTCGTCTAAATCTAGGAATGCTAACAGTTTTGATTCACAACAGGCAAGACAGAACATTACATGCTGGTTAAGGACACTTGTTGAAGAAAGAAGAGCTTCTGGTGAAAAACAAAAGGATATGCTTGGTCTTCTAGTAggggaagagaataaatacaAGCTAAGTGATGAGGAAATGATCGACTTGATCATTACCATCTTGTATTCTGGATACGAGACCGTGTCAACTACTTCTATGATGGCTGTCAAGTATCTTCATGATCATCCAAAAGTGCTAGAAGAATTAAGGGTGAGTGAAAATTTCAGTCACGAAGCACACATGTTGAAGTGGAAATTTCTTAACTTGTGTTTCAACTTTAAATTTCCAGAAAGAACATATGGCAATAAGGGAAAGAAAAAATCCTGAGGATCCTATTGATTATGAAGACTACAGATCGATGCGCTTCACACGTGCGGTGAGTGTTGCCAACTTTCAACTAAAAATAGTTACTTCGGTTAAACTTAATAGAATTTCGAGCTAAATATAAATGCCATGTGATATAACTACTGCAGGTCATATACGAGACATCCAGACTGGCAACAATAGTAAATGGAGTATTGAGAAAGACAACTACAGATATGGAAATTAATGGTGAGCAACGcaatctctttaaattttcCTTATATTCCTCTCTGTTTCCTTTATTATTCAGCAGCcacagaaaacaaaaataaagttcTGAATTTACTACTTCAAAGACTAGTCTGTAATTATTAAgcaattttgacattttctctcatcaataattaaagcaTTACAAAAAAAGCAACAGTTGCATATACAAGCAATCATAGACTAAGCGATCACCTTTATGTATGGACCCTACCCTATCATGATCCACATGGAAAACCTACCATTACAACCCAAGACATTCCATTGATACCCCATCTTGTCCTAAGGAATTATTTTGTCCGTGTTTTGGATAAGAGGAGAGAGCTCAATACTATCACTGCTTTGTCCTTCCAATAAGAAACTTAACAATTATACCTGTCAATATCAAGTGCTAAAAACAATTAATGCAatctattttttcatgtaaTCATTAATCCCACGATTAGCTAGCCTGGTGATGTATGTACAAGGTTGTTAAGAGAgataattaaacaaatgatATCAGTTCTTGTTcaaattagattaatattatCTGCTGCCAATACACACAATTCCATACTACTTGTACAGTCACTCATCTGGTGTTCTGCTTATATACTTATTCAGGTTATCTAATTCCCAAAGGATGGAGGATATATGTGTACACGAGGGAGGTCAACTACGACCCGTGCCTTTATCCCGATCCATATACCTTCAATCCATGGAGATGGCTGGTTAGTATATCACCCAAATTAGCACACAAACGACCCTTATAATTGCTTCTCAAAAAGCAATGGCTAACAACCTTAATACTTTACTTAAATTCAGGGAAAAGGCCTAGAAAATCAGCaccatttcttgattttcgGAGGAGGAACGAGACAGTGCCCTGGAAAGGAACTCGGTCTGGCGGAAATTTCCACATTCCTTCATTATTTTGTGACAAGATACAGATGGGAAGAAGTAGAGGGAAACAAGCTAATGAAATTTCCTAGAGTCGAAGCACCCAACGGGCTCAAGATTAGGGTTTCTACTCCCTAAAGAGCATTTGTACAAAGAGGAACAACTAACTTTTAGCGTAGCAGATGATTATAGCTAGCTTTTGtgaatgtataaaaaaattgagctAACACCATCCACTAGAGAATCGATTCCCCAGCTTACTAGGGTTCAATAATTTGCACTGTAAAAAGGaatcatcaattattttttgccTCATTGAAACTTCACAATCAGAGATCCATGGGCACGGAACTTTCCACTTTTTATTATGGAGTCATTAGAGGAGAGAAACCAAATTCAACACATACGTAAACAGGTGAAATGTAATTGAAAATCCACATCATTTAACTAACTGAAAATTATGTTGAAcatcaaacaaacaaaaatgaaatgaacatTAGGGTATGAGTGGTGGGGTTGATTTACCGATTACTCGCGGAAAATCCTGCTGAGATACCAAATGCATGTTCAGAAGGTATATCAGCTCGGTGAATCGCCATAGTTCGTCTCCGGATTCGTCTCATCTGATAGAAAAATCTGTATTCCGCCATTAACGTTTCTCTGCAGCTTTTTGTTAGGTTGAAATTTTAGGCGGGATTAATCTTTTGGCGGGACCACCCTTTTTATtcttctcttaatttattttattccttctCTTACACTTAAATAGTAATcttaatatgtttaattttaattgacaataattatttgataaacaaTCAATGTGGAAATAAAGGAGCGATATGATAAGCACTTTGAAATAGATTTGCATGTAACATCATATTAATGGGTAAACCAAATTAAGgcttaacaaaaaaaaattgaaggttgacaattacaattattttttattttgtattgtaCCAcgaataattatttatttgtacaaaattcatatttgaCATTACATACACTGCACATAGGACCTTTCATACGCTGTATTTAGGACATTATATAACTGTTATGGTTTTCATATAGGaatgaattttaatagtattaactCTACCCTATCCATGGGTCATTAATTTGATCattgtgattttgttttgtaacGAGCAAGTCTGTGTTATGCATATGCAAATTTGAATGTGATGTGGTGTGGGAAAGTAGTCATAATTAGTAATTAGAAGACAAAATGTGTAGGGGGAACTTCCCACCAAACCACGAGAATCTAATATGATCGATGTTGAGAACACCAATTAGAATTTGATGAGGCTGTCATCAAATAAGTcatattgttattattgttaaataatggacttcataattttattatttaaatatattattcagTGGCTTTTAGTTGTTTCAGAGAATATGCGACTATATTACATTCTTTTGTCCCCTTTCtatagtcttttttttttcctttactCAAATCAAATCCAAATCAAGCCCAGCTATTACATACTTGTTGatgattgattatttattaaacaaaattgtttggatttgatttgataGGTATGCATATGGGATGTGTTTTTGTGATGCAAGCTCCTCCAAACGATTAAATGCTCTGACTCTCGAATAAATACATTGacaatattcaaattcatttattgACCATAATTGTAAATACCCCTTTGAAATCTATGgttaatgttattttaaatcgaatgaataaaatttgtccctactaatttcattaattttataagtaaattTAGTTTGCACCGAAATGTGTCTTTTATATCAATTAGCCCCTTCATTTGAGAATGAAATGTTAtacagtattttttatttttgattcattttgattacattttatttttacattaattcGTTACCCACATGTTTGTACAAGTAAAATGAGAATGAAATGTCAATTCCATGTGTACATTCTCAATCAATGAACATGGGGATTGATCAACccctattttatttacatgaatatggattcttctaaattaaatttaaattaacaaaaaaccTAAAATTTATTAGCATGAagttgaaaatagaaaaacatgcaaaaactaaaaataggGATCCGTTACACGAGAACCGTGTCCATCCAGAAATCTCCCGCCACATCCGCCCCTCCTCTCCCCTTTTCTTACAATAAACACACAAATCTCTCATCACCACTTCCTCCTCTAACTCTCTCACCATGGCCACCGCCGCGCCGCTGCTGAAAGACGAGCTCGATATCGTGATACCGACGATACGAAACCTCGATTTCCTGGAGATGTGGAGGCCCTTCCTCCAACCTTACCACCTCATCATAGTCCAAGACGGCGACCCTTCCAAGACCATCAGAGTCCCTGATGGCTACGACTACGAGCTCTACAACCGCAACGACATCAACCGCATCCTCGGCCCCCGCGCCTCCTGCATCTCCTTCAAGGACTCCGCCTGCCGCTGCTTTGGCTACATGGTCTCCAAGAAGAAGTACATCTTCACCATCGACGACGACTGCTTCGTAACAACCCCCTCCCTCATCTTCTTGATATGACAGACTAGTCTTTTGGAATAAATTCTCTTATTTGGATGATAGACAGACTAGTCTTTTGAGATGAGTTACCCCGTGCAGGTTGCAAGCGACCCTTCTGGCAAGCCGATCAATGCCCTAGACCAACACATCAAGAATCTATTGTGTCCATCAACCCCGCTCTTCTTCAACACTTTGTACGACCCGTACAGAGAGGGAGCCGACTTCGTCAGGGGCTACCCCTTCAGCCTCAGAGAGGGCGCCCCCACAGCCGTCTCCCATGGCCTCTGGCTAAACATCCCCGACTACGACGCTCCCACGCAGCTCGTCAAGCCACGAGAGCGAAACACCAGgtaaacaacaacaacaaccacCATAACAACATCATCCCATTCACCCCAACTCACTCTGCATATATTACTACTAGATATGTAGATGCAGTGATGACGATACCAAAGGGCACCCTCTTCCCAATGTGCGGGATGAACCTGGGTTTCGACCGAGACCTCATCGGCCCAGCCATGTACTTTGGCCTCATGGGAGA
This window contains:
- the LOC125208620 gene encoding cytochrome P450 85A1-like; amino-acid sequence: MASFVVILGGFWGLCILSVALLKWNEVRYRKKGLPPGTMGWPLFGETTEFLKQGPAFMKNQRSRFGSIFKSHILGCPTIVSMDPELNRYILVNEAKGLVPGYPQSMLDILGKCNIAAVHGSAHKYMRGALLSLISPTMIKDQLLPKIDDFMRSHLSDWDNKIVDIQEKTKEMAFLSSFRQIASTEASSISEAFMPEFFKLVLGTLSLPINLRGTNYHRGFQARQNITCWLRTLVEERRASGEKQKDMLGLLVGEENKYKLSDEEMIDLIITILYSGYETVSTTSMMAVKYLHDHPKVLEELRKEHMAIRERKNPEDPIDYEDYRSMRFTRAVIYETSRLATIVNGVLRKTTTDMEINGYLIPKGWRIYVYTREVNYDPCLYPDPYTFNPWRWLGKGLENQHHFLIFGGGTRQCPGKELGLAEISTFLHYFVTRYRWEEVEGNKLMKFPRVEAPNGLKIRVSTP
- the LOC125205773 gene encoding probable UDP-arabinopyranose mutase 1, giving the protein MATAAPLLKDELDIVIPTIRNLDFLEMWRPFLQPYHLIIVQDGDPSKTIRVPDGYDYELYNRNDINRILGPRASCISFKDSACRCFGYMVSKKKYIFTIDDDCFVASDPSGKPINALDQHIKNLLCPSTPLFFNTLYDPYREGADFVRGYPFSLREGAPTAVSHGLWLNIPDYDAPTQLVKPRERNTRYVDAVMTIPKGTLFPMCGMNLGFDRDLIGPAMYFGLMGDGQPIGRYDDMWAGWCVKVICDHLGLGVKTGLPYIWHSKASNPFVNLRKEYNGIFWQEEIIPFFQSAILSKDSTTVQKCYIELAKQVKDKLGKIDPYFVKLSDAMETWIQAWDDLNPPAKLVPTAKLTK